A single genomic interval of Danio aesculapii chromosome 5, fDanAes4.1, whole genome shotgun sequence harbors:
- the ccn1l1 gene encoding cellular communication network factor 1, like 1, translating into MSPLRIIIRQGHFFTLVLLSWATAEVQGGCPLKCSCPSAPPSCPPGISSVLDHCGCCRVCARQFNQDCSPTEPCDHIKGLRCHLGAEGDPGRGLCRAEAQGRPCELDGRIYQHGEDFQPSCEHQCTCVDGVVGCLPLCPHHISLPDWRCARRRLIRKPERCCPEWVCDDDNRIAEINPVPEAHPAEHTHLTGNELLVTPSASWDSSAGAPYQEWISSSKSRPIAPSTCLLQITDWSPCSATCGMGVSSRVTNSNPECRLVSETRLCQIRECGVNTAPSLKKGKKCARSTRPQKPVQIRFAGCSTARRYRLRSCGSCSDGRLCVPSATRTVRLHFHCPEAERHDFTRSLMWIQRCSCRHSHSRRGLNTPAELFNLPNDIHTYTH; encoded by the exons ATGTCTCCTCTGAGGATCATAATAAGGCAAGGACATTTCTTCACACTGGTGCTGCTGTCATGGGCCACTGCAGAG GTGCAGGGAGGATGTCCGCTGAAATGTTCTTGTCCTTCCGCTCCTCCCTCGTGTCCTCCAGGCATCAGCTCGGTTTTGGACCACTGTGGTTGCTGTCGGGTCTGTGCCAGACAGTTTAACCAGGACTGCAGCCCTACTGAACCCTGCGACCACATTAAAGGACTGCGCTGCCATCTAGGGGCCGAGGGAGACCCTGGCAGAGGCTTGTGCAGAG CTGAGGCTCAGGGTCGCCCGTGTGAGCTGGATGGACGGATTTACCAGCACGGAGAGGACTTTCAGCCTTCCTGCGAGCATCAATGCACGTGTGTGGACGGAGTGGTCGGCTGTCTGCCACTGTGCCCACACCACATATCTCTGCCCGACTGGCGCTGTGCCCGCCGCCGTCTCATCAGAAAGCCCGAGCGCTGCTGTCCTGAGTGGGTCTGTGATGACGACAACCGCATTGCTGAGATAAATCCAGTGCCCGAAGCTCATCCAGCAGAACACACTCACCTCACGGGCAACGAGCTACTGGTAACCCCATCTGCTTCCTGGGACAGTAGTGCAGGAGCCCCTTATCAAG AGTGGATCTCATCCTCTAAGTCCCGCCCTATTGCTCCATCCACCTGCTTGCTGCAGATCACTGATTGGTCACCATGCTCTGCCACCTGTGGAATGGGCGTGTCAAGCCGTGTCACCAATAGCAACCCAGAGTGTCGACTAGTAAGCGAAACTAGACTCTGTCAGATTCGAGAGTGTGGCGTCAACACTGCACCATCACTGAAG AAAGGAAAGAAGTGTGCAAGAAGCACACGGCCACAGAAACCTGTGCAGATCAGGTTTGCCGGGTGTTCCACTGCTCGCCGTTACCGGCTGCGTTCATGTGGGTCCTGCTCAGACGGTCGTCTGTGTGTCCCATCCGCAACTCGGACGGTCCGTCTGCACTTCCACTGTCCGGAGGCGGAGCGGCACGACTTCACCCGTAGCCTCATGTGGATCCAGCGTTGCAGCTGCAGACACTCACACAGCAGACGAGGCCTGAACACACCAGCTGAACTCTTCAATCTGCCCaatgacatacacacatacacacactga